The following are from one region of the Bradyrhizobium sediminis genome:
- a CDS encoding enoyl-CoA hydratase family protein — protein sequence MSTPANPVTLPLAQYSPKHFLLAVTDGVATVTLNRPERKNPLTFESYRELTDFFRACAMDDEVKTIVVTGAGGNFSSGGDVFEIIGPLVKMDTKGLTAFTRMTGDLVKAMRACPQPVVAAVEGICAGAGAIIAMASDMRLAATGAKVAFLFNKVGLAGCDMGACAILPRIIGQSRASELLYTGRFMTAEEGERWGFFSRIVTPEQVLSQAQLLAKQIAEGPTFGNTMTKRMLAMEWAMSVEEAIEAEAVAQALCMTTADFARAFEAFANKARPVFQGN from the coding sequence ATGAGCACCCCGGCCAATCCCGTCACGCTGCCGCTGGCGCAGTATTCGCCCAAGCATTTCCTGCTGGCGGTGACCGACGGCGTCGCGACGGTGACCCTGAACCGGCCCGAGCGCAAGAATCCGCTGACGTTCGAGAGCTATCGCGAGCTGACGGATTTCTTCCGCGCCTGTGCGATGGACGATGAAGTGAAGACCATCGTCGTGACCGGCGCCGGCGGCAATTTCTCCTCCGGCGGCGACGTGTTCGAGATCATCGGTCCGCTGGTCAAGATGGACACCAAGGGCTTGACCGCCTTCACGCGCATGACCGGCGATCTCGTCAAGGCGATGCGGGCCTGCCCGCAGCCGGTCGTCGCCGCGGTCGAGGGCATCTGCGCCGGCGCCGGCGCGATCATCGCGATGGCGTCCGACATGCGCCTGGCAGCCACCGGCGCCAAGGTCGCGTTCCTGTTCAACAAGGTTGGGCTCGCCGGCTGCGACATGGGCGCCTGCGCGATCCTGCCGCGCATCATCGGACAGTCGCGGGCCTCGGAGCTGCTCTATACCGGCCGCTTCATGACCGCGGAGGAGGGCGAGCGCTGGGGCTTCTTCAGCCGTATCGTCACGCCGGAGCAGGTGCTGTCGCAGGCGCAATTGCTGGCAAAGCAGATCGCGGAGGGCCCGACCTTCGGCAACACCATGACCAAGCGCATGCTGGCGATGGAATGGGCGATGTCGGTAGAGGAGGCGATCGAGGCGGAGGCGGTGGCGCAGGCGCTGTGTATGACGACGGCGGATTTCGCCCGGGCCTTCGAGGCCTTCGCGAACAAGGCGAGGCCGGTTTTTCAGGGCAATTGA
- a CDS encoding bifunctional salicylyl-CoA 5-hydroxylase/oxidoreductase has product MKIAIIGGGPAGLYSAILLKKQRPEAEITVYERNRADDTFGFGVVFSDATLDTFEKCDTPSYRRITEQFAYWDDIAVHFRGTVHRVGGNGFCGCSRRTLLLILQERARELGVSVLFETDIEDEARFADADLVVLADGINSRFREKYIEHFQPEVDLRSNKFAWMGSTRPLDAFTFIFQETEWGPFIAHAYQYEVGHSTWIFETDPATFKRAGLEGLDERQSADRMAEIFGWFLEGHPLLINRSMWRNFPMIRSKRWVKDNMVLLGDAKATAHFSIGSGTKLAMEDAIALAEAMNRAPTVEAALQQYEEGRREEVEKIQHAADVSLVWFEHVDRFWDFDPVQFAFGVMTRAKAITYDNLTLRAPDFVSEVDKAFARQVRAMGFDVNVETPVVPMFQPLRLREMELANRAVVSPMCMYSAREGVPGDFHLVHYGSRAVGGAGLIFTEMTCVSRDARITPGCAGLWNDEQETAWRRIVDFVHANSAAKIALQLGHAGRKGATKLMWDGMDRPLEQGGWDVVSASPLPYFPDSRVPRELDRAAMDAVKAAFVQAAERGEACGFDMLELHCAHGYLLASFISPLTNRRTDAYGGSLEGRLRFPLEVFEALRSVWPAHKPMSVRISATDWAEGGITGDDAVDIARAFAEAGVDLVDVSTGQTVRDAQPVYGRMFQTPFSEQVRNEARVATMCVGNITTSDQVNTILAAGRADLVALGRPHLIDPSFTLKAAAWYGAEVACPPQYLPGKEQIFRNSVRDRQDFDDLKIKARPKTRAELKAEKPLAAE; this is encoded by the coding sequence ATGAAAATAGCGATCATCGGCGGAGGGCCGGCCGGTCTCTATTCCGCGATCCTGCTTAAGAAGCAGCGGCCGGAGGCGGAGATCACGGTCTATGAGCGCAACCGCGCCGACGACACCTTCGGTTTCGGCGTGGTGTTTTCCGACGCGACTCTCGACACTTTCGAGAAATGCGACACCCCGAGCTATCGCCGCATCACCGAGCAATTCGCCTATTGGGACGATATCGCCGTGCACTTCCGCGGCACGGTGCACCGGGTCGGCGGCAATGGGTTCTGCGGCTGCTCGCGCCGCACGCTGCTGCTGATCCTGCAGGAGCGGGCGCGCGAACTCGGTGTCTCAGTGCTGTTCGAAACCGACATCGAGGACGAAGCGCGCTTTGCCGATGCCGATCTGGTGGTGCTGGCCGACGGCATCAACAGCCGCTTCCGCGAAAAATATATCGAGCATTTCCAGCCCGAGGTGGATCTGCGCTCCAACAAGTTCGCCTGGATGGGGTCGACCCGGCCGCTCGACGCCTTCACCTTCATCTTCCAGGAGACCGAATGGGGCCCGTTTATCGCTCACGCCTATCAATATGAAGTGGGGCATTCGACCTGGATATTCGAGACCGATCCCGCCACTTTCAAGCGCGCCGGCCTCGAGGGGCTGGACGAACGACAATCCGCCGACCGGATGGCGGAGATTTTCGGCTGGTTCCTCGAAGGTCATCCGCTCCTGATCAACCGCTCGATGTGGCGCAATTTTCCGATGATCCGCAGCAAGCGCTGGGTCAAGGACAACATGGTGCTGCTCGGCGACGCCAAGGCGACCGCGCATTTCTCGATCGGCTCCGGCACCAAGCTGGCGATGGAAGACGCCATCGCCTTGGCGGAGGCCATGAATCGCGCGCCGACGGTCGAGGCCGCGCTGCAGCAGTACGAAGAGGGGCGGCGCGAGGAAGTCGAGAAGATCCAGCACGCCGCCGACGTGTCGCTAGTCTGGTTCGAGCATGTCGATCGGTTTTGGGATTTCGATCCTGTCCAGTTCGCGTTCGGCGTCATGACCCGCGCCAAGGCGATCACCTATGACAATCTCACGCTGCGGGCGCCGGATTTTGTCAGCGAGGTCGACAAGGCGTTCGCAAGGCAGGTCCGCGCCATGGGCTTCGACGTCAATGTCGAGACGCCGGTGGTGCCGATGTTCCAGCCATTGCGGCTGCGCGAGATGGAACTCGCCAACCGCGCGGTGGTGTCGCCGATGTGCATGTATTCGGCCAGGGAAGGCGTGCCCGGCGATTTCCACCTGGTGCATTACGGCTCGCGCGCGGTCGGCGGCGCCGGCCTGATCTTCACCGAGATGACCTGCGTTTCCCGCGACGCCCGCATCACGCCGGGCTGCGCCGGGCTTTGGAACGACGAGCAGGAGACCGCGTGGCGGCGCATCGTCGATTTCGTCCATGCCAATTCGGCGGCGAAGATCGCGCTCCAGCTCGGCCATGCCGGCCGCAAGGGCGCCACCAAACTGATGTGGGACGGCATGGACCGGCCGCTGGAACAGGGCGGCTGGGACGTCGTGTCGGCTTCGCCGCTGCCCTACTTTCCCGACAGCCGGGTGCCGCGCGAACTGGATCGCGCCGCGATGGATGCGGTCAAGGCGGCGTTCGTTCAGGCTGCCGAGCGCGGGGAGGCTTGCGGCTTCGACATGCTCGAGCTGCATTGCGCCCACGGCTATCTGCTGGCGAGCTTCATTTCGCCGCTGACCAACCGGCGTACCGACGCCTATGGCGGCTCGCTCGAAGGTCGCCTGCGTTTTCCGCTGGAAGTGTTCGAGGCGCTGCGGTCGGTATGGCCGGCGCACAAGCCGATGTCGGTACGCATCTCCGCCACCGACTGGGCCGAGGGCGGCATCACCGGCGACGATGCGGTCGATATCGCGCGCGCCTTCGCCGAGGCCGGCGTCGATCTGGTGGATGTGTCCACCGGCCAGACCGTGCGCGACGCCCAGCCGGTCTATGGCCGGATGTTCCAGACGCCGTTCTCCGAACAGGTCCGCAACGAGGCGCGCGTCGCTACCATGTGCGTCGGCAATATCACGACGTCAGACCAGGTGAATACCATCCTTGCCGCCGGGCGGGCCGATCTGGTGGCGCTCGGCCGCCCGCATTTGATCGACCCCTCGTTCACGCTGAAGGCCGCGGCCTGGTATGGTGCAGAGGTTGCCTGTCCGCCGCAATATCTGCCCGGCAAGGAACAGATCTTCCGCAACAGCGTGCGCGACCGGCAGGATTTCGACGACCTCAAAATCAAGGCCAGGCCGAAAACCCGGGCCGAGCTGAAGGCGGAAAAGCCGCTGGCGGCCGAATGA
- a CDS encoding MarR family winged helix-turn-helix transcriptional regulator, which yields MILDSETKAVELPEDHGDELRLWLRLLTCTNLIEGEVRSRLRDRFDVTLPRFDLMAQLDKAPDGMTLSDVSKRMMVSNGNVTGLVERLVESGHIDRRTSDQDRRVQVIRLTKAGRAEFRKMAAEHEIWIAEIFADLSEKDVRDLMRLLAKTKLSARKATERKPA from the coding sequence ATGATTCTCGATTCCGAAACCAAGGCCGTCGAACTGCCGGAGGATCACGGCGACGAGCTGCGGCTGTGGCTGAGGCTTTTGACCTGCACCAATTTGATCGAAGGCGAGGTGCGCAGCCGGCTGCGCGACCGCTTCGACGTCACGCTGCCGCGCTTCGACCTGATGGCGCAGCTCGACAAGGCCCCCGACGGCATGACGCTGTCGGACGTTTCCAAGCGGATGATGGTGTCGAACGGCAATGTCACCGGTCTGGTGGAGCGGCTGGTGGAATCCGGTCACATCGACCGCCGCACCTCGGACCAGGACCGCCGCGTGCAGGTGATCCGGCTGACCAAGGCCGGGCGCGCCGAGTTTCGCAAGATGGCGGCGGAACACGAGATCTGGATCGCGGAGATATTTGCGGACCTGTCCGAAAAGGACGTCCGCGACCTGATGCGGCTGTTGGCGAAGACGAAGCTCTCGGCGCGCAAGGCGACGGAACGAAAGCCGGCCTGA
- a CDS encoding AMP-binding protein: protein MSGAIPSHEIQSLGPSGHIDDFARRNLPPFEQWPELLLDRPEFQYPEYLNVAVELTDRIVEKGYGDRIALIGNGRQRTYKELADWSNRLAHALVENYGVKPGNRVLIRSGNNPALVAAWLAATKAGAVVVNTMPMLRAGELTKIVDKAEIALALTDSRIADELVACAKTSRFLKQVVNFDGTSNHDAELDRVALNKPVRFDAVKTGRDDVALLGFTSGTTGEPKATMHFHRDLLIIADGYAREVLNVTPDDVFVGSPPLAFTFGLGGLAIFPLRFGATATLLENAAPGEMVKIIQTYKATICFTSPTAYRAMMTAMDKGADLSSLRLAVSAGETLPAPVFESWTRKTGKPILDGIGSTELLHIFITNRIGDAVAGTTGHPVSGYEAKIVDDDMNELPPGTVGKLAVRGPTGCRYLADSRQASYVRDGWNLTGDAFIRDQKGRLSFVARSDDMIVSSGYNIAGPEVEAALLSHPAVAECGVVGAPDEARGMIVKAYVVLAAGIEGEAALAADLQDHVKREIAPYKYPRAIEFVAQLPKTETGKLRRFALRQIAQAGAASAGMAAE from the coding sequence ATGTCAGGTGCAATTCCCAGCCATGAAATTCAAAGCCTTGGCCCATCGGGTCACATCGACGACTTCGCGCGGCGAAATCTTCCGCCATTCGAGCAATGGCCGGAACTGCTTCTCGACCGGCCGGAGTTTCAGTATCCCGAATATCTCAACGTCGCGGTCGAGCTGACCGATCGGATCGTCGAGAAGGGCTACGGCGATCGCATTGCGCTGATCGGCAACGGCCGCCAGCGCACCTACAAGGAACTCGCCGACTGGTCGAACCGCCTTGCGCATGCGCTGGTGGAAAATTACGGCGTCAAGCCCGGCAACCGGGTTCTCATACGCTCGGGCAACAATCCGGCCCTGGTCGCCGCCTGGCTTGCGGCAACGAAGGCCGGCGCCGTCGTCGTCAATACCATGCCGATGCTGCGTGCCGGTGAATTGACCAAGATCGTCGACAAGGCGGAGATCGCCCTCGCGCTGACTGACAGTCGTATCGCCGACGAACTGGTCGCGTGCGCAAAGACCAGCCGGTTTCTCAAGCAGGTCGTGAATTTTGACGGAACCTCGAACCATGACGCCGAACTCGACCGGGTGGCGTTGAACAAGCCGGTTCGGTTCGATGCGGTGAAGACCGGACGGGATGATGTCGCGTTGCTGGGATTTACCTCCGGCACGACGGGTGAACCCAAGGCGACGATGCATTTCCATCGCGATCTCCTGATCATCGCCGACGGTTATGCCAGGGAAGTGCTCAACGTCACGCCGGATGATGTCTTCGTCGGGTCACCGCCGCTTGCCTTTACGTTTGGACTGGGCGGTCTTGCGATCTTTCCATTGCGGTTCGGCGCTACCGCGACGTTGCTGGAAAATGCGGCGCCCGGCGAGATGGTCAAGATCATTCAAACCTACAAGGCGACGATTTGCTTTACTTCGCCGACCGCGTATCGGGCGATGATGACCGCGATGGACAAGGGCGCCGATCTGTCGTCGCTGCGTCTTGCGGTTTCGGCCGGCGAAACCCTGCCGGCGCCGGTATTCGAAAGCTGGACCCGCAAGACCGGCAAACCGATTCTTGACGGCATCGGCAGCACGGAACTGCTGCACATCTTCATCACCAACCGGATCGGCGACGCCGTCGCCGGAACGACGGGACATCCGGTTTCCGGCTATGAGGCAAAGATTGTCGACGATGACATGAACGAATTGCCGCCGGGTACCGTAGGCAAACTCGCGGTTCGCGGCCCGACCGGATGCCGCTATCTCGCGGATTCCAGGCAGGCGAGCTATGTGCGCGATGGCTGGAACCTGACGGGCGATGCGTTCATCCGCGACCAGAAGGGCCGCCTTTCTTTCGTGGCCCGGTCCGACGACATGATCGTTTCCTCCGGCTACAACATCGCAGGTCCCGAGGTGGAAGCCGCATTGCTGAGCCATCCGGCGGTGGCCGAATGTGGCGTCGTCGGCGCACCGGACGAGGCGCGCGGCATGATCGTCAAGGCTTATGTGGTTCTCGCTGCCGGCATAGAGGGCGAGGCCGCGCTGGCGGCCGACCTGCAGGACCATGTCAAGCGCGAGATCGCGCCTTACAAATATCCGCGCGCGATCGAATTCGTCGCGCAACTGCCGAAGACGGAAACCGGCAAGCTAAGGCGATTTGCCCTGCGGCAGATAGCGCAGGCCGGGGCGGCCTCGGCGGGCATGGCCGCGGAATAA
- a CDS encoding RidA family protein gives MSTPKAPTLAVLPLTKGETPATGPQILQPSGWPAPKGYANGMAADGRLVVTGGVIGWDHQGHLATGFVAQVRQTLSNISAILAEGGARPEHLVRLTWYVVDMEEYLANLKTLGRIYRELFGAHYPAMALVQVVRLVEKAARVEIEATAVVPR, from the coding sequence GTGAGCACGCCAAAGGCGCCGACACTCGCCGTGTTGCCGTTGACGAAGGGCGAGACGCCGGCCACCGGTCCGCAGATCCTGCAGCCGAGTGGTTGGCCGGCGCCGAAGGGATATGCCAACGGCATGGCGGCCGACGGCCGCCTCGTGGTGACCGGCGGCGTGATCGGCTGGGACCATCAAGGTCATCTGGCAACCGGCTTTGTCGCGCAGGTCCGCCAGACCCTGAGCAACATTTCCGCCATTCTCGCGGAGGGCGGCGCGCGGCCGGAACATCTCGTCCGTCTCACCTGGTATGTCGTCGATATGGAAGAATATCTGGCGAACCTGAAGACGCTCGGCCGGATCTATCGCGAACTGTTCGGCGCGCATTACCCCGCGATGGCGCTGGTCCAGGTCGTGCGTCTGGTCGAAAAGGCGGCGCGGGTCGAGATCGAGGCGACGGCGGTAGTGCCCCGTTGA
- a CDS encoding HU family DNA-binding protein: MAVQMTKSQLIEKIAAENEVAKKDVKGVLETLATIGYKELKKSGVFLVPGFAKFVVIKKPATKARKGTNPFTGEPMMFKAKPARKIVRARPVKAAKDAV, encoded by the coding sequence ATGGCCGTACAGATGACAAAGTCGCAGCTGATCGAAAAAATCGCTGCCGAGAACGAAGTGGCAAAGAAGGACGTCAAGGGCGTGCTCGAGACCCTGGCGACGATCGGTTACAAGGAGCTCAAGAAGAGCGGCGTGTTCCTGGTTCCCGGATTTGCCAAATTCGTGGTGATCAAGAAGCCCGCCACCAAGGCGCGCAAGGGCACGAACCCCTTCACCGGCGAGCCCATGATGTTCAAGGCCAAGCCGGCCCGGAAGATCGTCAGAGCGCGCCCGGTCAAGGCGGCAAAAGACGCGGTGTGA
- a CDS encoding GlxA family transcriptional regulator has product MASSAAITHDVMATANRISGTTKRALPFDVDTVRYGSRRNSETLRDAELIIVPGLGIASADELDGKLKSPACRHAAAMLAEAFQAGAALAASCASTFLLAEAGLLDGRRATTTWWLAPAFQRRYPEVELVTDQIVVADWPIATGGAAMAQMDLMLAVVSRFAGTSLAKACANYLLLDERRSQAPFMAVTYLAGQDPRMAKAESWVRDNIARDFCIDELAGAVALAPRTFARRLAATCGLTPIQFVQRIRVETARLLLETTRLPVDQIARKVGYAEPSTLRRLIRRDTRHPPGHFRPVA; this is encoded by the coding sequence ATGGCCTCAAGCGCCGCCATCACGCACGACGTGATGGCGACAGCCAACCGCATCAGCGGGACGACGAAACGCGCTCTGCCGTTCGACGTCGATACGGTCCGCTATGGGTCGCGCCGAAACAGCGAAACGCTGCGCGATGCCGAACTGATTATCGTCCCCGGGCTCGGCATTGCGTCAGCGGATGAACTGGACGGGAAACTGAAGAGCCCCGCCTGCCGGCACGCGGCCGCCATGCTGGCTGAAGCGTTTCAAGCCGGCGCCGCGCTCGCGGCTTCCTGTGCGAGCACATTCCTGCTCGCTGAAGCCGGATTGCTGGACGGTAGGCGGGCGACCACGACATGGTGGCTCGCGCCAGCGTTCCAGCGCCGCTATCCCGAGGTCGAACTGGTGACCGACCAGATCGTCGTGGCCGATTGGCCCATCGCCACCGGCGGCGCCGCGATGGCGCAGATGGATCTGATGCTTGCGGTGGTGAGCCGGTTCGCCGGAACAAGCCTGGCCAAGGCCTGCGCAAACTATCTTCTTCTCGATGAGCGGCGTTCGCAGGCGCCGTTCATGGCGGTCACCTATCTGGCGGGTCAGGACCCCAGGATGGCGAAGGCCGAAAGCTGGGTTCGCGACAATATTGCCCGGGACTTCTGTATCGACGAACTCGCCGGGGCCGTCGCTTTGGCGCCCCGCACCTTCGCGCGCCGGCTTGCGGCGACCTGCGGCCTCACCCCTATTCAGTTCGTGCAGCGGATCAGGGTCGAGACGGCGCGCTTGCTGCTCGAGACCACGCGCCTGCCCGTCGATCAAATCGCGCGAAAGGTCGGGTATGCGGAGCCCTCGACCCTTCGCCGATTGATCCGGCGCGATACCAGACACCCGCCCGGACACTTCCGTCCCGTGGCCTGA
- a CDS encoding tautomerase family protein, with protein MPNIIVKVPEGAFDAAGCDRLGKGITAVAKQVEQIGDDPRQEFTTWVVIEEVKAGHFFAGGNDPVSRVLPVIVLFHAPAGVIDEVGRVEAVRLIQEAVAAAKSPADPRPVLTSVIISEVADGTWGASGALWRLADFVKAAGYKHLQSLAAPSA; from the coding sequence ATGCCGAATATCATTGTGAAGGTGCCGGAGGGCGCGTTTGACGCTGCCGGATGCGACCGGTTGGGTAAGGGCATTACCGCTGTCGCCAAGCAGGTGGAGCAGATCGGCGATGATCCGCGCCAGGAGTTCACCACTTGGGTTGTGATCGAGGAGGTCAAGGCCGGCCATTTCTTTGCAGGCGGCAACGATCCGGTCTCGCGGGTGCTGCCGGTGATCGTACTGTTCCACGCCCCGGCGGGCGTGATTGACGAAGTCGGCCGCGTTGAGGCCGTGCGCCTCATCCAGGAGGCCGTTGCTGCGGCGAAATCGCCAGCCGACCCGCGACCGGTACTGACGTCGGTGATCATCTCCGAGGTGGCCGACGGGACGTGGGGGGCCAGCGGCGCGTTGTGGCGGCTCGCCGACTTCGTGAAGGCCGCCGGCTACAAGCACCTCCAGTCACTGGCCGCGCCGTCTGCCTGA
- a CDS encoding dienelactone hydrolase family protein, whose protein sequence is MPKRSMKQDDPLDDFMRREIALDGVTKAVHVAGVGPAVIVMTEMPGISPHVARFARWVRDAGFSVYMPSLFGRDGAVPGAEEGAAVFQRACVSAEFRAFAANESSPVTKWLRSLARFAHEECGGPGVGAIGMCFTGNFALTMMLEPSMLAPVLSQPSLPLNNPAGIEIAPDEVKAVRRRLERDDLTVLAYRFEGDKFCMAQRFAAYAEALGDRFIGRVLPDSAANRDLPPFFERHVTTPHSVVTAHLIDEAGQPTIAARDEILAFFTKRLAPEGR, encoded by the coding sequence ATGCCGAAACGGTCGATGAAGCAGGACGATCCGCTTGATGATTTCATGCGCCGCGAGATTGCGCTCGACGGCGTCACCAAGGCGGTGCATGTGGCCGGTGTCGGGCCTGCGGTCATTGTCATGACGGAAATGCCGGGCATCAGCCCGCACGTCGCGCGCTTCGCCCGCTGGGTTCGGGACGCCGGGTTCAGCGTTTACATGCCGTCGCTGTTCGGCCGCGACGGCGCCGTGCCCGGTGCGGAGGAGGGCGCGGCCGTCTTTCAGCGCGCCTGTGTCAGCGCCGAGTTCCGTGCCTTCGCCGCCAACGAGTCCAGCCCGGTGACGAAGTGGCTGCGGTCGCTGGCGAGATTTGCGCATGAAGAATGCGGCGGTCCCGGCGTCGGCGCCATCGGAATGTGCTTTACCGGAAATTTCGCGCTGACGATGATGCTCGAGCCGTCGATGCTGGCGCCGGTCCTCTCCCAGCCATCGCTGCCGCTGAACAATCCCGCCGGCATCGAGATCGCGCCGGACGAGGTCAAGGCGGTTCGCCGGCGGCTGGAGCGGGACGATCTGACCGTGCTGGCCTATCGCTTCGAGGGCGACAAGTTCTGCATGGCCCAGCGCTTCGCGGCCTATGCCGAGGCGCTCGGCGACCGCTTCATCGGGCGCGTGCTTCCCGATAGCGCGGCGAACCGCGATCTTCCGCCATTTTTCGAACGCCATGTCACGACCCCTCATAGCGTCGTGACCGCTCATTTGATCGACGAGGCGGGCCAGCCGACGATCGCGGCGCGCGACGAGATTTTGGCGTTCTTCACGAAACGGCTGGCTCCCGAAGGCCGGTGA
- a CDS encoding long-chain-fatty-acid--CoA ligase, producing MTLTMGLRRSLALDGRAEALVSEETRLSRHEFVDRVARLAAALQHLGMRDGDRVAMLAANGHRYVEFYFGVLWSGGVIVPINSRFALAEMIEQARDAEPVVLIVDDAFVAMGEELAKNVTSIAALVIAGNATAVNRAVKSIGYEDALSGEKPVADAMRKENDLACLFYTGGTTGRSKGVMLSHGNLWANAMAMIAHLGLDENLVHLHSGPLFHLGAGARVYTTAVAGGKHVVVSRFTPQQALATIAREKVTVATFVPTMLAMLLELPDLESYDLSSLRLITYGASPMPEPVLQECLRRLPQVRFAQSYGMTELSPVATMLGAEHHLPGTLPSRLRSAGRPVYSAEVRVADTEDRELPRGKVGEIIVRGPIVMMGYWRKPELTAETLRNGWMHTGDSGYFDDDGFLFIADRIKDMIISGGENVYSIEVENAIASHPDVAECAVIGIPDQRWGEAVHAIVVARAGADLTAEEIQRHCRASIAGYKCPRSVDLRSEPLPQSSVNKIDKAALRAPFWSGRTR from the coding sequence ATGACTTTGACGATGGGATTGCGACGGTCGCTTGCACTCGATGGCAGAGCGGAGGCGCTTGTCAGCGAGGAAACGCGGCTGAGCCGCCACGAATTCGTCGATCGCGTGGCCCGGCTTGCCGCGGCACTGCAGCACCTTGGCATGCGGGACGGCGACCGGGTGGCCATGCTGGCGGCCAACGGCCACCGCTATGTCGAATTCTATTTCGGCGTTCTGTGGAGCGGCGGAGTGATCGTCCCGATCAACTCGCGCTTTGCGCTCGCCGAAATGATCGAGCAGGCACGCGACGCCGAGCCCGTGGTGCTCATCGTCGACGACGCCTTTGTCGCAATGGGCGAGGAACTGGCGAAAAATGTAACGTCGATTGCAGCGCTGGTGATCGCCGGCAACGCCACCGCCGTCAACCGGGCAGTCAAGTCCATTGGCTATGAGGACGCTCTCAGCGGCGAGAAGCCAGTCGCGGATGCGATGCGCAAGGAGAACGACCTTGCATGCCTGTTCTACACCGGCGGCACCACCGGCCGCTCGAAGGGTGTGATGCTGAGCCACGGCAATCTGTGGGCCAACGCGATGGCGATGATCGCGCATCTCGGCCTCGACGAAAACCTGGTGCATCTTCACTCCGGTCCGTTATTCCACCTCGGCGCCGGCGCGCGCGTCTACACCACGGCAGTGGCCGGCGGCAAGCACGTGGTGGTCTCCCGCTTCACCCCGCAACAGGCGCTCGCCACCATCGCCCGGGAGAAGGTCACGGTCGCCACCTTCGTTCCAACCATGCTGGCGATGCTGCTGGAACTGCCGGATCTCGAGAGCTATGACCTGTCCAGCCTGCGGCTGATCACCTACGGCGCCTCGCCGATGCCCGAACCGGTGTTGCAGGAATGCCTGCGGCGCCTGCCCCAGGTCCGTTTCGCCCAGTCCTACGGAATGACCGAACTGTCGCCGGTTGCGACCATGCTCGGGGCCGAACATCACTTGCCGGGCACACTGCCCAGCCGATTGCGCTCCGCCGGACGGCCGGTCTACTCCGCCGAGGTCCGCGTCGCCGATACGGAGGATCGCGAATTGCCGCGCGGCAAAGTCGGCGAAATCATCGTGCGGGGACCGATCGTGATGATGGGCTATTGGCGCAAGCCTGAACTCACGGCGGAGACCCTGCGCAACGGATGGATGCACACCGGCGATTCCGGCTATTTCGATGATGACGGATTCCTGTTCATCGCCGATCGCATCAAGGACATGATCATCAGCGGCGGTGAGAACGTCTATTCGATCGAAGTCGAGAACGCGATCGCCTCGCATCCGGACGTCGCCGAATGCGCGGTCATCGGCATTCCCGATCAGCGCTGGGGCGAAGCCGTGCATGCGATCGTGGTTGCGCGGGCCGGCGCCGACCTCACCGCCGAGGAGATCCAGCGGCATTGCCGGGCCTCTATCGCCGGCTACAAATGTCCGCGCAGCGTCGATCTGCGCAGCGAGCCGTTGCCGCAGTCAAGCGTCAACAAGATCGACAAGGCAGCCTTGCGCGCACCGTTCTGGAGCGGCCGGACCCGCTAG
- a CDS encoding enoyl-CoA hydratase/isomerase family protein, which translates to MDAVIVEIRDDIAVLRLNQPQTMNALSAVIKRGLETEVPRLLADRAVRCIVITGTDKAFCAGGDITNMADRSAPSVRERLHQSHAWVKLLLAGEKPVVAAVNGAAAGAGFSLAMMCDFVVAADNAYFQAGFPGLGAAPDLGLALTLPRAVGMLRAKDLLMTNRRVTAEEALTWGMATRVVPAASLIPEALALAQSLAAGPATSLGLTKSLLNQAYNSIPDFLNEEAMTQAIAFGSEEFDEGVAAFLGKRKPQFRRRGPV; encoded by the coding sequence GTGGACGCCGTTATCGTCGAGATCAGGGATGACATTGCCGTGCTGCGGCTCAATCAGCCGCAAACGATGAATGCTCTCAGCGCGGTGATAAAACGCGGCCTTGAGACCGAGGTCCCGCGATTGCTGGCGGACCGCGCCGTCCGATGCATCGTCATCACCGGGACGGACAAGGCTTTCTGTGCCGGCGGCGACATCACCAACATGGCCGATCGCAGCGCACCATCGGTGCGCGAGCGTCTGCATCAAAGCCACGCCTGGGTCAAATTGCTGCTTGCCGGTGAAAAGCCGGTGGTTGCGGCCGTCAACGGCGCCGCTGCGGGGGCGGGCTTTTCCCTCGCCATGATGTGCGATTTCGTGGTGGCCGCCGACAACGCCTATTTCCAGGCCGGTTTCCCCGGACTTGGCGCCGCTCCCGATTTGGGTCTGGCGCTGACGCTGCCCCGCGCCGTTGGAATGCTCCGTGCCAAGGACCTTCTGATGACCAACCGGCGGGTCACCGCCGAGGAGGCGCTGACGTGGGGAATGGCGACGCGCGTCGTTCCCGCGGCGTCCCTGATTCCGGAAGCGCTCGCGCTGGCGCAATCGCTGGCCGCCGGACCCGCGACTTCGCTCGGCTTGACGAAATCCCTGCTCAACCAGGCCTACAATTCGATCCCGGACTTTCTCAACGAGGAGGCGATGACCCAGGCCATCGCCTTCGGCAGCGAGGAGTTCGATGAAGGCGTGGCGGCCTTTCTCGGCAAGCGGAAGCCGCAATTTCGACGCCGCGGTCCGGTCTAG